The Geoanaerobacter pelophilus genome has a segment encoding these proteins:
- a CDS encoding EF-Tu/IF-2/RF-3 family GTPase: GIVKVGEEIEIVGIKATAKTTVTGVEMFRKLLDEGRAGDNIGALLRGVKREDIERGQVLAKPGSITPHTKFKAEAYILTKEEGGRHTPFFNGYRPQFYFRTTDVTGIVDLAAGTEMVMPGDNVAVTINLITPIAMDEGLRFAIREGGRTVGAGVVSSIIE, translated from the coding sequence GGTATCGTCAAGGTTGGCGAGGAAATCGAGATAGTTGGTATCAAGGCAACCGCCAAGACCACCGTAACCGGTGTTGAAATGTTCCGCAAACTGCTCGACGAAGGTCGTGCTGGCGACAACATCGGCGCCCTGCTCCGCGGTGTCAAGCGTGAAGACATCGAGCGCGGTCAGGTTCTGGCAAAGCCGGGTTCCATAACACCGCACACCAAGTTCAAGGCAGAAGCATACATCCTGACCAAAGAAGAGGGTGGTCGTCACACTCCATTCTTCAACGGCTACCGTCCGCAGTTCTACTTCAGAACAACCGACGTAACCGGGATCGTAGATCTTGCCGCCGGCACCGAGATGGTAATGCCTGGTGACAACGTAGCAGTAACCATCAACCTGATCACCCCGATCGCCATGGACGAAGGTCTCCGCTTCGCAATCCGTGAAGGTGGCCGCACCGTAGGCGCAGGCGTAGTTAGCTCGATTATCGAATAA